The following coding sequences are from one Luteitalea sp. window:
- a CDS encoding single-stranded DNA-binding protein, producing MNQVALAGNITDDPELRYTQRGPRRLHRRGQPPLQAQRAVAGRQRRLLPLHCVALGRQNASRTLRKGMRVFVAGKLVQRTRQDDSGNKRQTVEIQVTHVGPDLQFATAEVTKSTAEGSQAPAAAAG from the coding sequence ATGAACCAGGTCGCTCTAGCCGGAAACATCACCGACGATCCCGAGCTCCGCTACACCCAGCGCGGCCCTCGCAGGCTTCACCGTCGCGGTCAGCCACCGCTCCAAGCACAGCGGGCAGTGGCAGGGCGTCAACGACGGCTTCTTCCGCTGCACTGCGTGGCGCTCGGTCGCCAGAACGCGAGCCGCACGCTTCGCAAGGGCATGCGGGTCTTCGTCGCCGGCAAGCTCGTCCAGCGCACGCGGCAGGACGACTCCGGCAACAAGCGCCAGACCGTCGAGATCCAGGTCACCCACGTCGGCCCCGACCTTCAGTTCGCCACCGCCGAGGTCACCAAGTCCACCGCAGAGGGTTCCCAGGCCCCCGCGGCGGCCGCCGGGTAA